CCTCATCAATGGTTATCTTATCATAAAATGTTTTTTGTATTTCTTCTTTTTTTTCTACCACAAAACATCACCTTTCCTTTCTACATTTATAATTTACGTTTTTAAAATTTTAAAATTATCATTTTTATTATAACTTTATTATAAATTAATTACAATTTATTAATATATCTCTTTATAGTAAAATTTATTATGTTTAGTAATACTAATATTAAAATTAGATTAAAATAACTCATGTTCATTGTAATATTTATAAGCTTATAATATAATAAAATAAAAAACAAGCAAAGAAAGGAGAGTTAAAATGACTTATTTGCAAGCTATTATATTTGCATTTGTTCAAGGAGTTACTGAACTGTTCCCAATTAGTAGTATCGCTCATACTGTATTGGTACCTTATATTTTAAGGTGGAATTTAAGTTTTGAATTTCTAAAAGAAAATTTTCTTCCTTTTATCGTTATGCTCCATCTTGGGACTACAATTGCATTATTAACTTTTTTTGGAAGAGACTGGATTCAAATATTAAAATCTGTTTTTTATAAAAACCAATCAAAAAAATTATTATATTTAATAATTGTTGGCACAATCCCAGCAATAATTATTGGATTTTTGTTTGAAAAATTAATTAGAACATCTATGAGCAATGTCACATCTGCCTCGATATTTCTTATTCTAAATGGATTCATGCTATACTTAGGAGAAAAATTACATTCAAAAGGAAAGAAAAGAATTGAAGAACTGTCATATAAAGAAGCTTCAATTGTAGGACTTGTTCAGTGTTTAGCTTTTATACCTGGTTTTTCAAGGTCTGGTTCTAGTATGACAGCAGGTTTTTGGGTTGGATTGTCACATGAAGAGTCTGTCCACTTTTCAATGTTACTTGCAACTCCTGTAATTGCAGGTGCTGCTGTTATAGAAATACCCAAATTAATAAAAACGCACATAAATGGTTTGTTTCAGATTTCTATACTTGGAGGTATCGTATCTGCTGTATTCGCATTTATTGCAATTCTAATATTAGTATATTGGTTTAAAAAGAAAGAAATAAATGCAATGTTACCCTTCTCCTATTATTGTTGGATAGTAGGTACAGCAGTACTAATTTCAAAGTTTTTTTGATCATAAAAATAAGGCTTATCCGTATAAATATGATAGCCTTATTTTTTATAATTTTATACAATAAAAATCAGCATATAATATACAAGCAAAAGAATTAAAGACAAAGGAATACCTACTGCTGCCCATTCGCGGCTCTTAATATTTAGTTTGCCTGCTGCAATAATATTAGGAATATTTCCTGGAATCAACATACCACCACTTATTAATAATCCCATTAATATTGCTTTAATTTGTTCTACTCCCATTGCAGGGCTTATTTCCGCTGATGCTAATGTTGCATTATCCAATACTGCAGAAGTCATATTTATCCAGTACAAAAATCTGGCATCAAGATGAACAATATAAGTTTCCACTAGTGGTTTAAATCCTGCCCCCAA
This is a stretch of genomic DNA from Aceticella autotrophica. It encodes these proteins:
- a CDS encoding undecaprenyl-diphosphate phosphatase, producing the protein MTYLQAIIFAFVQGVTELFPISSIAHTVLVPYILRWNLSFEFLKENFLPFIVMLHLGTTIALLTFFGRDWIQILKSVFYKNQSKKLLYLIIVGTIPAIIIGFLFEKLIRTSMSNVTSASIFLILNGFMLYLGEKLHSKGKKRIEELSYKEASIVGLVQCLAFIPGFSRSGSSMTAGFWVGLSHEESVHFSMLLATPVIAGAAVIEIPKLIKTHINGLFQISILGGIVSAVFAFIAILILVYWFKKKEINAMLPFSYYCWIVGTAVLISKFF